The window GAAGATTTGTTTGTACCAGGGTTTTTTGAATTTGACATTGAAAAAGGAGAATCTGTAATATTTTCCGCAGGTTTGACAGAAGCTGATCCAAGTACTAGGCAACGTGCTTTTGAAAAAGAATTAGCAAGAAGAATCCCAAGAAGTAATTTTGAAAATTGTCTTAAAAACTCTGCTGGTCAGTTTATTCAAAAAAGAGAAGGGAAAACACATGTGATTGCTGGATATCCTTGGTTTGGTTGGTGGGGAAGAGATACCTTTATCGCCTCACCTGGATTGACCTTGCCAAATGGAGATAAAGATACTTTTTTAGAAATTATGGATACCATGGTCGCTGATTTGCATGGACCGCTTTTCCCCAATGTAGGTAGTGGAGTAATGCGAAACATGAACTCTATGGATGCTCCACTTTGGTTTTTTTGGTCACTGCAGCAATATATTGCCTTTACTGGAGATTCGAAAACTGTCAAAAAGAAGTATTTGGAAAAAATGAAAGGGATTATTGAAGGCTATAAGGCGGGAACAGACTACAATATCCACATGCTTGAAAATGGACTAATGTTCGGTGGTGAAGAAGGTATTGCTCTTACTTGGATGGATGCCGTCAACTCAGATGGACCTGTTACTCCTAGAATCGGCTGTCCAGTAGAAATAAATGCACTTTGGTACAATGCACTTTCCTTTTATCATGAATTGACTGGGGATAAGGAGATAGAAGATTTGGCATTGAAGGTCAAAACAAGTTTTATTGAAGAGTTTTGGGATGAAAAGAAAGGCTATTTGGCAGACTTTTTTAACAATGAGTATAAAGATTGGTCAATTAGACCAAATATGGTTATTGCTACTTCATTGCCATATAGTGCTTTAGAAGAAAGTCAGATGGATAGTGTTTTGGAAATTGTAAAATCTAAATTGCTTACACCAAGAGGGTTGAGGTCCTTATCTCCAGATGACCCCGGGTATAAAGGGTATTACTTTGGCAACCAATATACTCGTGATATTGCTTATCATAATGGAACAGTCTGGGCATGGCTTTTAGGTCATTTTTCAGAGGCTTACCTGAAGCTTCATGGAAAGTCAGGAAAGAATTTTATTGAAAAAATTATTAAAGGGTTTGATAGTGTGATGACCCAATATGGAGTTGGTACTGTTGCTGAGATTTTTGATGGGGATCCCCCACATCGTGCTAAAGGGGCTATTTCTCAAGCTTGGAGTATTGGTGAATTATTGAGAATGATGTATCTAGTGAACAAAGTTTAACGCTATTTTATGAAGGTTTTAATGTTTGGGTGGGAATTTCCACCACATATATCTGGAGGACTTGGAACTGCCTGTTATGGCTTGGTTAAGGGACTTGTGCATCATAAGCAAGATATAATTTTTGTTGTGCCAAAATTATGGGGTGATGAAGAACCACTTGCAGATTTTGTTAATGCCAGTGGGGTTACCATCGATTACAGAGAAAAGAAATTCAAGCAGATTTGGAAAAATCTCACCTATTTAGAAGTAGGTAGTTTCTTGGTTCCTTATTTAAGTCCAGAAGAATTTAAGAAATACACTGATTATGCTATGCACGATAGAGTTGATGTAGATGAAAGTGTGTTTAGCAACAAGTTTGAGTTTAGTGGTAAATATGGGAAAGACTTGATGAAGGAAGTTTCTAGATACGCCTTAGTTGCAGCTCAAATAGCAAAATCAAAAGATCATGATGTCATTCATGCCCATGATTGGTTAGCCTACCCTGCTGGGATTGCTGCCAAACACATGAGCGGTAAGCCACTTGTAGCACATATTCACGCCACTGAATTTGATCGTTCTGGAGAATCAGTAAACAAGCCTGTTTTTGATATTGAATATGCCGGGCTTCATGCTGCTGACCATGTAGTAGCAGTAAGTCATTTGACTAGGAATATTGTAATTAACAAATATGGTGTTCATCCAGATAAAGTCAGTGTACTTCACAATGCCGTTTTGGATGCAAGCATCATTGAGTCTAAAGTAAAGAAGAAGGTTCCTGAAAAAATCGTGACTTTCTTAGGTAGGATTACTTTCCAAAAAGGACCAGAGTATTTTGTAGAAGCTGCCAAGAAAGTTATCGACAGAGACCCAAATGTACGATTTGTGATGGCAGGTAATGGGGATTTGCTCAATCGGATGATTGACCGAGTTGCTGAATTGGGAATGGGAACGCGATTTCATTTTACAGGATTCCTCAAAGGTCAAGATGTTGATGACATGTATGCCATGTCAGATGTTTATGTGATGCCGTCTGTTTCTGAGCCATTTGGAATTGCACCTCTAGAGGCGGTGAGGCACAATACTCCTGTGATTATTTCAAAACAATCAGGGGTAGCAGAAGTGCTTCAAAATGCAGTTAAAATTGATTTTTGGGATGTTGATGCCATGGCAGATGCTGTTTTTGCGCTACTTCATTATCCCAGCATTTCTAAAATGTTTAAAGAGTTGGGTAGCGAAGAATTGAAAAATTTGAAATGGGAACACGTCGCTGCCAAATTAGTCACTGTTTATGAAAAAATAACTAAAGAATAGCTATGAGAACGATTTGTTTTTATTTTCAAGTACATCAACCTTTAAGGATTAAGCCTTATCGTTTTTTTGACATAGGGGATGATCATTATTATTGGGATGATTATAGCAATAAAAGTATCATGCGTAAAGTAGCTCAAAAATGCTATTTACCTATGAATGCGCTTTTGTTAGATTTGATCAATCAATATAATGGTGCATTTAAAGTAAGTTTTTCAATCTCAGGCGTTTGTTTAGATCAATTTGAAGCTTATGCTCCAGATGTGCTTGATAGTTTCAAAAAACTAGTTGCTACGGGGCATGTAGAGCTTTTGAGTGAAACAGATGGACATGCTCTATGTGCTTTAAAAAGCAAGGATGAATTTACCAGAATGGTCAAAAAGCATAAGGAAAAAATAAAAAAACATTTTGATGGATATGAGCCAAAGGTATTTAGAAACACCGAGTTGATTTATTCTGATACTATTGGGGCAACGGTGTCAGAAATGGGTTACGAGGGAATATTGACTGAAGGAGCAAAGCATATATTAGGTTGGAAAAGTCCAAACTATGTTTATCAAAATTCAATCAAGCCTGAATTAAAAGTTCTCTTGAAAAACTTCCAACTCAGTGATGATATTGCTTTCAGGTTTTCAAATAAAACTTGGGCTGATTACCCTTTGACCACTGATAAATTTGTAAAGTGGATCAATAACATTCCAAAAGAAGAAGAAACTCTCAATCTTTTTATGGATTATGAAACTTTTGGAGAGCATCAGTGGGCAGACTCAGGGATATTTGAATTTATGAAGGCTTTGCCTAATGCTGTGTTTAATGGAAGTGATTTTGGTTTTTCTACACCTTCAGAAGTTCTTAAGCATGCCAAGATGATTTCGCCAATTCACGTACCAACACCGATTTCTTGGGCCGATGAAGAACGAGATTTGACAGCTTGGTTGGGTAATGATTTGCAAGATGAAGCTTTTGGGAAATTATATGAATTGGAAGATAAGGTAAAGAAAATCGATGATGCTGAAATTCAGAGGGATTGGGTTTATTTACAAACTTCAGATCACTTCTATTATATGTGCACCAAGTTTTTCTCTGATGGAGATATTCACGCTTACTTTAGCCCGTATGATTCTCCTTATGATGCATTTATCAACTATATGAATGTTCTGAGCGATTTTATTCTTAGAGTTGAAAAGAAAATCAAGGAAATAAAGACAGTTTGATAGAATCAGTTTAAAGGTCTTAGAAAAATAAAAAAACATGATATGAAAAATAAGGGATTGTTTTCTTTATTCGTCTTATTATTGGCTTTAAATTCCTGTGTTTTAAAAACCGAAGATAAAGCAGATGTTACGAGCAGTGAAGAATTAGAAACTACGATCACTAGATTTGATAGACCAGATGCTAGTATTTTGAAGGGGGTGCATATTCCTTCTGATAAAGAATATTTTTATACTTCCGGATTAGTTGCTGATGTTATCAACCCCAATGTAGAAGCAGGTACCTACGAACGCTACGGTAATACTTATCAACAAAGCATAAGCACGTTAGAAAAAATAAAAGCAACCTTGAAAGAAGCTGATTTTGAGATGAAAGATGTGTTTTTTCTCCGAGTTTACTTAGCTCCAAATCAAGAAGGTGAAGTAGATTGGCAGGCTTGGTTTGATGCGTATGGTGAGTATTTCAACAATGATGAAAATCCAAATAAAGTGGCTAGAAGCACCATAGCCGTTTATGCTTTGGCTAACCCTGATTTATTGATAGAAATTGAAGCCGTAGCTGCCAAATGAAAAAACACTCGTAACTACTCAGGTTGTAAATTAGCTATATGATTTAGATTTTCTAAGATATTTCCCGAACGTTTGATCAGGGTATCCACGACGGATCTTATAACACAGAAGTTTTCAGCTCCATTGTTGGATTTGAACTGTCCTGATATTTTTTGTTTCACCTTGATGTTGCGTATGGCTCTTTCAGAGGCATTGTTATCCGGTGGTACTTTTTGGTGATAGAGAAAAGTAAAAAGTGACTTTCTGTATTTCAGGAGTCTTTTTTGTAGGGATACTGCTTCTTTATGTTTTGACTCTACAGGTTGGGCGAGTAGGTTATCCATCTTCTCTTCAATGGAAGCAATACTCCTGCTATTCTCTGGATCTGGTAGTTTTTTGAGTTTTCTCTTCAGTGAGATAGCTTCCCTGAACAGGGCCCTAAGGCTGTCAGCCCATTTAGATTTATAGCGTTCAACAATGTAGTTGAGCTCCCTAA is drawn from Belliella baltica DSM 15883 and contains these coding sequences:
- a CDS encoding glycosyltransferase family 4 protein; amino-acid sequence: MKVLMFGWEFPPHISGGLGTACYGLVKGLVHHKQDIIFVVPKLWGDEEPLADFVNASGVTIDYREKKFKQIWKNLTYLEVGSFLVPYLSPEEFKKYTDYAMHDRVDVDESVFSNKFEFSGKYGKDLMKEVSRYALVAAQIAKSKDHDVIHAHDWLAYPAGIAAKHMSGKPLVAHIHATEFDRSGESVNKPVFDIEYAGLHAADHVVAVSHLTRNIVINKYGVHPDKVSVLHNAVLDASIIESKVKKKVPEKIVTFLGRITFQKGPEYFVEAAKKVIDRDPNVRFVMAGNGDLLNRMIDRVAELGMGTRFHFTGFLKGQDVDDMYAMSDVYVMPSVSEPFGIAPLEAVRHNTPVIISKQSGVAEVLQNAVKIDFWDVDAMADAVFALLHYPSISKMFKELGSEELKNLKWEHVAAKLVTVYEKITKE
- a CDS encoding glycoside hydrolase family 57 protein, producing the protein MRTICFYFQVHQPLRIKPYRFFDIGDDHYYWDDYSNKSIMRKVAQKCYLPMNALLLDLINQYNGAFKVSFSISGVCLDQFEAYAPDVLDSFKKLVATGHVELLSETDGHALCALKSKDEFTRMVKKHKEKIKKHFDGYEPKVFRNTELIYSDTIGATVSEMGYEGILTEGAKHILGWKSPNYVYQNSIKPELKVLLKNFQLSDDIAFRFSNKTWADYPLTTDKFVKWINNIPKEEETLNLFMDYETFGEHQWADSGIFEFMKALPNAVFNGSDFGFSTPSEVLKHAKMISPIHVPTPISWADEERDLTAWLGNDLQDEAFGKLYELEDKVKKIDDAEIQRDWVYLQTSDHFYYMCTKFFSDGDIHAYFSPYDSPYDAFINYMNVLSDFILRVEKKIKEIKTV
- a CDS encoding amylo-alpha-1,6-glucosidase, whose translation is MSYIHFDKTQLINLNYSLDREIIRTNRGGSYTSTTIIGCNTRKYHGLLVSPQPQIDSQLHVLLSTVHETVIQRGASFNLGINKYPGNYSPRGHKYLEDFDSEPIPKLTYRVGGVVLQKELILDTNRDRVMIRYTLLDAHSPTKIRISPFLAFRGYHSLSKENGDINKDFQKAPNGAIFQLYPNYSPLFLQLSKKNHFESNPNWYNNIEYILERERGYDYQEDLFVPGFFEFDIEKGESVIFSAGLTEADPSTRQRAFEKELARRIPRSNFENCLKNSAGQFIQKREGKTHVIAGYPWFGWWGRDTFIASPGLTLPNGDKDTFLEIMDTMVADLHGPLFPNVGSGVMRNMNSMDAPLWFFWSLQQYIAFTGDSKTVKKKYLEKMKGIIEGYKAGTDYNIHMLENGLMFGGEEGIALTWMDAVNSDGPVTPRIGCPVEINALWYNALSFYHELTGDKEIEDLALKVKTSFIEEFWDEKKGYLADFFNNEYKDWSIRPNMVIATSLPYSALEESQMDSVLEIVKSKLLTPRGLRSLSPDDPGYKGYYFGNQYTRDIAYHNGTVWAWLLGHFSEAYLKLHGKSGKNFIEKIIKGFDSVMTQYGVGTVAEIFDGDPPHRAKGAISQAWSIGELLRMMYLVNKV
- a CDS encoding RidA family protein is translated as MKNKGLFSLFVLLLALNSCVLKTEDKADVTSSEELETTITRFDRPDASILKGVHIPSDKEYFYTSGLVADVINPNVEAGTYERYGNTYQQSISTLEKIKATLKEADFEMKDVFFLRVYLAPNQEGEVDWQAWFDAYGEYFNNDENPNKVARSTIAVYALANPDLLIEIEAVAAK